From a region of the Pirellulales bacterium genome:
- a CDS encoding glycerophosphodiester phosphodiesterase → MNDSVKTLELIAHRGASWDAPENTVSAVRLAWEQGADAVEADFRLTRDGQIVAIHDDSTLRIAGVDLRVREHSLDELQALDFGSWKSDRFRGERIATLDQLLATMPAGKRFYVEIKCGAEIAGPLAASVRQVGLADERIVVICFSSAVLVQVRRALPKSPTYLVVEFLRDPQSGAWFPDAEAMLSEAVRTELTGLDLMAARLDSGLVARAKEAGLDLCVWTVDSPEEARRTLDLDIHRITTNRPGWLREQL, encoded by the coding sequence TTGAACGACTCGGTAAAGACGTTAGAACTTATCGCCCATCGCGGGGCATCTTGGGACGCGCCGGAGAATACGGTCTCGGCCGTCCGGCTGGCTTGGGAGCAGGGGGCGGATGCCGTCGAGGCCGATTTTCGCTTGACTCGCGACGGGCAGATCGTCGCGATCCACGACGATTCGACGCTCCGCATCGCCGGCGTCGATCTCCGCGTTCGGGAGCATTCTCTTGATGAGCTTCAGGCGCTCGATTTCGGCAGTTGGAAGAGCGATCGCTTCCGCGGGGAGCGAATCGCGACGCTCGACCAACTCTTGGCCACGATGCCGGCCGGTAAGCGGTTCTATGTCGAGATCAAATGCGGGGCAGAGATTGCCGGGCCGTTGGCCGCAAGCGTTCGCCAAGTGGGCTTGGCGGACGAGCGGATCGTCGTGATCTGCTTTTCGTCTGCCGTGCTGGTGCAGGTTCGCCGGGCGCTCCCAAAATCGCCGACTTACCTTGTCGTCGAGTTTCTCCGCGATCCGCAATCTGGCGCTTGGTTTCCCGATGCGGAGGCGATGCTCTCCGAGGCCGTTCGCACCGAGTTGACTGGGCTGGATTTGATGGCCGCTCGGCTGGATTCGGGATTGGTTGCCCGAGCGAAGGAGGCGGGGCTGGACCTCTGCGTCTGGACGGTCGATTCGCCGGAAGAGGCGCGGCGCACGCTGGATCTAGACATCCACCGGATCACGACCAATCGTCCTGGCTGGCTCCGCGAACAGCTCTGA